The DNA sequence TAGAAGTGAAACAATCCGAATCTGTATCTCTGAAGTTGTCCGTAAGTGTATATCTAGGAAGTTTACCATATATCAATCCTAAacggtcatggctagaagggatccagcttttgtcaaattaacgtcaaaagtgtatttttttgtgtgtgtgtttagctaaccctaaacctttTCCAACTTTAAGAAATTTCTCCTAACTTGCtgtgtaagttctcctaacctgctacaaaaagtcaaatctgatgttaatttgacaaaagctggatcccttctagccatgaccatcCTAACTTCACCCAGTAACAGCGAACAAATGGAATCTAATCCTAGATCAGAATTCAGTGGCGATTTCCTTCTACATAGTTTAGCTATGAAGGTTAGATGTGTTTTTGACGTGTGTTTGTGTCCAGGGCTGAGGAGGCACAGGAGGAGTTGCAGGAGTTCCAGCAAATGAGTAGGGACTATGAGGCAGAGCTGGAGACTGAGCTGAAGCAGTGTGAAGCACGGAACAGAGAACTACTGTCCAACAACAACCGGCTACGCATGGAACTGGAGAACATCCAGGTTAGAACCTAGAACACCTGTATTGTCAAGGCCAACACTACTCATATTCTGTAGTCTTGCATCACCACGTCATATTATCTCGTATACTCTGCATCCCATGACTTAAAGGTTGGGCTCCATATTCTGTATGTTTTAGTAGACTTCAAAGCGCCTTCTGTGTCTTGAGTTGTCTAATAGTACACACACGGTCACTCTAGCATCACTAAATCATAGCCACCATCACCAGAGGCCCTGTGTGTTCATTACCACGGAGCAGCTGACTTCTGAGCAACTATTTATACTGTTGAGTCCAGAGGGAAGGTTAAAGTCATTGAATATTTGATTGTGCTAAAAGCCTTCATTTCTGGGGTCTGGGGGACAGTCAAGGACAAGCCCGTGAAGGGAGAACATCTAAGACCACAAATGAGCAGACATGCATCAAAAAGAAGTGTTCTGTGTTTTTGCAGGAGAAGTACGAGGCGCAGCACTCTGAAGCGTTTAGGCAGATCTCAATGTTGGAGGGAGACCTGGAAGAGACCACAGCGGTCAAGGACCAACTCCAGAAGTACATCAGAGAGCTGGAGCAGTCCAACGACGACCTGGAGAGGGCCAAGAGGTCAGTCTAGACACTTTGACCTCGACTTGGTTGTTATTATTGTGGCGTAATGACACTGACTGTTGTTATGTTGATGAGGGACTTTCAATAACTATGTAAAAAAGCCTGTCTCTGCTGGGTTGTCATTGTATTGTaattctgaagtgtctgtctgaCACTTCTTTATCCAATCACCCTAATGAGATTGGTGTGTGTCTTGACAATGTGTCCAACCAATGTGTACCCATTTTGTCACAAACTTCATAGGCCTACATACAGATTCAACCATGTCTGTCCTTCCACTCACCCTGGAGGATAGGATGTCATTTAAGATGTAACCATAGTAACTGACTGACCAATGTCCTGTCTCACAGGGCGACCATCATGTCCCTGGAGGACTTTGAGCAGAGGATGAACCACGTGATCGAGAGGAACGCCTTCCTGGAGAGTGAGCTGGACGAAAAGGAGAACCTTCTGGAGTCTGTCCAGAGACTAAAGGATGAGGCCAGAGGTTTGTgtgtgtaaaggggggggggggtcagtgaaACAATAAGGGTTTTCATTTCATGTTCTAATCAAGAACTGCTGATTTTGCCAGATTTAGTTACCAGTTTTGAAAATATGTGCAATTTGATAGTTGACTAACTGACATTGTAATATAAGGTTGATCCAGCCTTGCCCAATGTATTCCTCAAAAAGTAAGCAGAGCGAATGTGAGATTACGAGTTTGGCATTATGTGTAGAATTTACAGCTATAAAAGTCCTGCCTACTTCCTGGTTCAAGTCCCGTACTGTTTTTTTTGATGGTCTTCAAGCTTATATATCATCATAATCATGAAAATGGGGTCATTTTAAGATATTTACTGTAATTGTATTTGTGAATTAATGTACCTTTACCCAGTGCCTTTTATGAAGGTTTTTGATTACGGAGGAAAAACGCAATCGACAACCTTCATGAAAGACATCAGTTAAAAGTAAATTAATCCACAAATACGAATATAACTTTACATGTACAGTATCTTAAATGATCACGTTTTCATGAATTTGATATATAAGCTTGAAGCCCATTCAAAACTTGAACCAGGAAGTAGGTGGGACTTCCATTGTGTATTAGTGATTACTTGGAtttactttttccatatttgTACTGTAGTATCAATGTCACAAATGTCCTCAGTATTGAGATCTGATctgttgtctcttctctctgtgttggGCAGATTTACGACAGGAGCTAGCTGTACAGCAGGTCCAGGAGCGACGCCCCCCCAGTAGCCTCTCTAAAGAGAAAGACAGGACCGAATCATCGTCACGCTCCACCATACCGACCACCCCCTCCAAACCACTTGGTACATTCCCAGGAACCCCAGCCTCAAGCATTCGTCGAGGTGGGTTAAACTGTAATAATGACATATGACTTCAtcctaatttaaaaaaatattatttatttaattatggTGGAATGCTAGTAAATCTCTTagtcaaagacagtacagtatgaagatagataGGCTAAAAATGCTTTTCtaatagaaatccccgatcacacttgtaggcggtgtcatggcgacgttggctagctaagctcgtGCGTAGAAACACGTCATCGGGTTTAACGGCGCGTGAGCATGCCGTCAAATCAATGGCAATCCtttgatataaagttgtttttgacgaaaatgaaaacttgtcactttcacgaggttggagtaataacatgttcaactacttaagacactGGCTCCAATCATGGTTGTGCATTTAGATTGAGAAAATTTACAACTAAAGAAGAATTTTCCACCAAACCCTGGCCTGGTCTGTTTTGCAAGCGTTCCGGGAATGTCTtgcgatgttgcgcctctggCTTTATAAACCCTGTGCCTGAGTAGCTGTAGTTTGATGTTGTGATATGTGCTAAATGTAATGTGTTTGTGTTTAGGGGATAACCTAACAGGAACTCCCCTGACTACGTCGGCTCGCATATCTGCACTCAACATCGTCGGGGAGCTCCTAAGAAAAGTCGGGGTAAGAAACATTGTCTTAGTAGGACCTATGCATTTAATACCACCCTCATAACATCACCATGAACCTTCAATGATgtatagaataaaatagaactCTAATTTAATGACTTAAATGAAAACTCCATACAAAAacgatcttttggtatttgtttggAATTTTCCTTTTTAACATATCTCCGTTTCTGTGTCTATGATGATCTCAGAGACTGTAATACAACTTCTTTCCCCTCTTGGTTGCTCTAGAACCTGGAGTCCAAGTTGGCGTCTTGTCGAGACTTAGTATACGACACGTCGCCAAAAAGACCAGCTCTTCCGTCATGTCCCGGTACCCCCTCTGCTATAGAGGGGGGCACAGAGATCCAGGCCTGCAGCATGAGCCCTCCACACTACGACAGGTAAATGGGTCACTATGGGAAaatcatatattttatatatatttctgtCTCGTGTGTATCTAGATTCAGCTTTCTTAGTAGTAGTATTTATTAGGATTCCCAATTAGCTGCTGCCGAGGCAGTGgacacttcctggggtccaaacagaaatcgaaacacaacaaataaaatgcataacatacactgagtataccaaacattaggaataccttctGCACCCcccgccctcagaacagcctcaattcgttggggcatggaccctacaaggtgttgaaagcgttccacagggatgctggcccatgttgattccaatgcttcccacagttgtgtcaagttgtctggatgtcctttgagtggtggaccattattgatacacacagtaaactgttgaatgtgaaaaacccagtagcattgcagttcttgacacaaaccggtacgcctggcacctactaccataccccgtgcAAAGGCACTTAAacacctctacaggatcggtgggtcccctgtgggacggttgagctaacgtaggctaatgtgattagcatgaggttgtaagttacaagaacatttcccaggacatagacatatctgatattggcagaaagattaacaagaatttaagctaactgcgctgtccaatttacagtagcaattacagtgaaataataccatgctattgtttgaggagagtgcacagttatgggcagtcttgatacaacattttgaatagaaatgcaatggttcattgggtcAGTCTAAAATTTTGCACATACACTAAATTGAGCCTGGGCTGACAATACATTATGGCGTTTCtcttgcatttaaaaaaaatacaaaaaaactcatgtttttttctttgcgtTATCTTTTacaagatctaatgtgttatattctcctacattaaattaacattttcacaaactttaaagtgtttcctttcaaatggtatcagaATTTGCAGGttcctgagctacagacagttagatttgggtatgtcattttaggtgaaaatttaaaaatattttgtcttgcccattcaacctctgaatggcacacatacacaatccatgtctcaaatgttaaataattatttttttaagccatctcctccccccttcatctacactgatcgaagtggattcaacaagtgacatcaaaaaggatcatagctttcacctggtcagtctgtcatggaaagagcaggtgttgttaatgttttgagaatgacacaaatattaatttccacaaagtttgctgcttcagtgtctttagatatttttgtcagatgttactatggaatactgaagtataattacaagcgtcaaaggattttattgacaattacatgaagttgatgcaaagagtcaatatttgcagtgttgacccttctttttcaagacctctgcaatccgccctggcatgctgtcaattaacttctgggccacatcctgactgatggcagcccattcttgcataatcaatgcttggagtttgtcagaatttgcaggtttttgtttgtccacctgcctcttgaggattgaccacaagttctcaatgggattaaggtctggggagtttcctggccatggacccaaaatatctatgttttgttccccgagccacttagttatcacttttgccttatggcaaggtgtgccatcatgctggaaaaggcattgtttgtcaccaaacttttcctggatggttgggagaagtaatatttgtgtcattctcaaaacttttggccacgtcTGTATACTCGGTGTACATGGCACAACATTTAACAGATTCTCCCATCCAGGGTGACCCACAGCTAGTGCATTCATCTCAAGATAGCCAGACATCTGGACTAAAAAGTACTTTACTCTCCATTTAGACTTATACTGGTCTGAGAAATCAACTAAGTATCCTACAACTAATGAACATGAACTGGGTGGGATCTGTTGTTCTGGTTCCTGTTGCTCATAACATTCTGTCTGATGTTCTATATTAAAATTAACTTCTTCATTTACGTGTTACTCATCATGGTAGATGTTCTGTCTTTCAGTTTGGTGAAGCGGTTAGAGTTTGGACCTGCGCCTCCTCGGGGGGTCTCCTCCCACGGCTCCCAGTCACCATCGGGGGGAGTCAAGATCCTGCTATGAAACGAGGGCCTCCCCTGCCCCCCTCCACACCCCTGCACCAGACTGTACTACCCATCAGTAGGGCTTTAAACTGTGTCCCCCTCTCACTACACTACCAGCTGAACATCCTCCCCCCTCAGTCAAAC is a window from the Salmo trutta chromosome 38, fSalTru1.1, whole genome shotgun sequence genome containing:
- the LOC115178888 gene encoding nuclear distribution protein nudE homolog 1 isoform X2, translated to MGEPKTPKFGSIEEGLSFWKEQSDKHQQRAEEAQEELQEFQQMSRDYEAELETELKQCEARNRELLSNNNRLRMELENIQEKYEAQHSEAFRQISMLEGDLEETTAVKDQLQKYIRELEQSNDDLERAKRATIMSLEDFEQRMNHVIERNAFLESELDEKENLLESVQRLKDEARDLRQELAVQQVQERRPPSSLSKEKDRTESSSRSTIPTTPSKPLGTFPGTPASSIRREPGVQVGVLSRLSIRHVAKKTSSSVMSRYPLCYRGGHRDPGLQHEPSTLRQFGEAVRVWTCASSGGLLPRLPVTIGGSQDPAMKRGPPLPPSTPLHQTVLPISRALNCVPLSLHYQLNILPPQSNYEPGSRSLYQLICCMDSAKNRRIMMLR
- the LOC115178888 gene encoding nuclear distribution protein nudE homolog 1 isoform X3, whose amino-acid sequence is MTSAMFLLYFRCFTRFCETIESAVTLDMGEPKTPKFGSIEEGLSFWKEQSDKHQQRAEEAQEELQEFQQMSRDYEAELETELKQCEARNRELLSNNNRLRMELENIQEKYEAQHSEAFRQISMLEGDLEETTAVKDQLQKYIRELEQSNDDLERAKRATIMSLEDFEQRMNHVIERNAFLESELDEKENLLESVQRLKDEARDLRQELAVQQVQERRPPSSLSKEKDRTESSSRSTIPTTPSKPLGTFPGTPASSIRRGDNLTGTPLTTSARISALNIVGELLRKVGNLESKLASCRDLVYDTSPKRPALPSCPGTPSAIEGGTEIQACSMSPPHYDSLVKRLEFGPAPPRGVSSHGSQSPSGGVKILL
- the LOC115178888 gene encoding nuclear distribution protein nudE homolog 1 isoform X1, which encodes MTSAMFLLYFRCFTRFCETIESAVTLDMGEPKTPKFGSIEEGLSFWKEQSDKHQQRAEEAQEELQEFQQMSRDYEAELETELKQCEARNRELLSNNNRLRMELENIQEKYEAQHSEAFRQISMLEGDLEETTAVKDQLQKYIRELEQSNDDLERAKRATIMSLEDFEQRMNHVIERNAFLESELDEKENLLESVQRLKDEARDLRQELAVQQVQERRPPSSLSKEKDRTESSSRSTIPTTPSKPLGTFPGTPASSIRREPGVQVGVLSRLSIRHVAKKTSSSVMSRYPLCYRGGHRDPGLQHEPSTLRQFGEAVRVWTCASSGGLLPRLPVTIGGSQDPAMKRGPPLPPSTPLHQTVLPISRALNCVPLSLHYQLNILPPQSNYEPGSRSLYQLICCMDSAKNRRIMMLR